From Streptomyces durmitorensis, a single genomic window includes:
- a CDS encoding bifunctional 3'-5' exonuclease/DNA polymerase — MTARWALAATEAGGATLAPLGEDGLPAGPTLHEPDLAGAVRDRPDVSRWVWRSTAEIYPALFTAGVRVERCYDIEDAELLLLGHEGRLGEPRSAAAAWARLHNAPVPADPPPRAAAPGAQDSLFEPSPVTSLPFDALLEVYAAQQRRHEAAEHPGRMRLLTAAESAGMLVAAEMNVSGLPWRADVHHTLLTELLGERYAGGGRNAGAAEPRRLAELADEISAAFGRRVRPDLPNDVIKAFAQAGIRVKSTRRWELEEIDHPAVRPLVEYKKLYRIWTAHGWSWLQDWVRDGRFRAEYTPGGTVSGRWTTNGGGALQIPKIIRRAVVADPGWRLVVADADQMEPRVLAAISRDRGLMEVAGSHEDLYTRLSDRAFSGDRDHAKIALLGAVYGQTSGDGLKNLAALRRRFPAAVAYVDDAAKAGEEGRLVRTWLGRTSPPAAGADDFDEAGIPQEDPAELPSQDGEFTPGYASSNTRARGRFTRNFVVQGSAADWALLMLAALRQSIAAAGLRAELVFFQHDEVIVHCPQEEAETVTAAIRAAGDLAGRIAFGETPVRFPFSVAVVECYADAK; from the coding sequence ATGACCGCAAGGTGGGCCCTCGCCGCCACCGAGGCCGGAGGCGCCACCCTCGCCCCCCTCGGGGAAGACGGCCTGCCCGCAGGCCCCACCCTGCACGAGCCGGACCTCGCCGGAGCCGTGCGCGACCGGCCCGACGTGAGCCGCTGGGTCTGGCGCTCCACCGCCGAGATCTATCCCGCCCTGTTCACCGCCGGCGTCCGCGTGGAGCGGTGCTATGACATCGAGGACGCCGAGCTCCTCCTCCTCGGTCACGAGGGCCGCCTCGGCGAGCCCCGCTCGGCCGCCGCCGCCTGGGCCCGGCTGCACAACGCCCCGGTGCCGGCCGACCCTCCCCCCAGAGCGGCAGCCCCCGGCGCCCAGGACTCCCTCTTCGAGCCCTCCCCCGTCACCTCCCTCCCCTTCGACGCCCTCCTGGAGGTGTATGCCGCGCAGCAGCGAAGACACGAGGCCGCCGAGCACCCCGGCAGGATGCGGCTGCTCACGGCGGCCGAGTCGGCCGGGATGCTGGTGGCCGCCGAGATGAACGTGTCGGGCCTGCCCTGGCGCGCCGACGTCCACCACACCCTGCTCACCGAGCTCCTCGGCGAGCGGTATGCGGGCGGCGGCAGGAACGCGGGAGCAGCCGAGCCCCGCCGCCTCGCCGAGCTCGCCGACGAGATCTCCGCCGCCTTCGGCCGCCGCGTCCGCCCCGACCTGCCGAACGACGTGATCAAGGCCTTCGCGCAGGCCGGCATCAGGGTCAAGTCCACCCGGCGCTGGGAGCTGGAGGAGATCGACCACCCGGCGGTGCGCCCCCTCGTCGAGTACAAGAAGCTGTACCGGATCTGGACGGCGCACGGCTGGAGCTGGCTCCAGGACTGGGTGCGCGACGGCCGCTTCCGCGCCGAGTACACGCCGGGCGGCACCGTCAGCGGACGCTGGACGACGAACGGCGGTGGCGCGCTGCAGATCCCCAAGATCATCCGGCGTGCGGTCGTCGCCGACCCCGGCTGGCGGCTCGTCGTCGCCGACGCCGATCAGATGGAGCCGCGGGTCCTCGCCGCGATCTCCCGCGACCGGGGCCTCATGGAGGTGGCCGGGAGCCACGAGGACCTCTACACACGCCTCTCGGACCGCGCGTTCTCCGGCGACCGCGACCACGCCAAGATCGCACTGCTCGGCGCCGTGTACGGGCAGACGTCGGGCGACGGCCTGAAGAACCTGGCGGCACTGCGCCGCAGATTCCCCGCCGCCGTCGCGTACGTCGACGACGCCGCGAAGGCGGGCGAGGAGGGCCGCCTCGTACGGACCTGGCTGGGTCGGACGAGCCCGCCGGCGGCCGGCGCGGACGACTTCGACGAGGCGGGCATCCCGCAGGAAGACCCTGCCGAACTGCCCTCCCAGGACGGCGAGTTCACTCCTGGGTATGCCTCGTCCAACACCCGCGCCCGCGGCCGCTTCACCCGCAACTTCGTCGTCCAGGGCAGCGCGGCCGACTGGGCCCTGCTGATGCTGGCCGCACTGCGTCAGTCCATCGCCGCGGCCGGTCTCCGCGCCGAGCTGGTCTTCTTCCAGCACGACGAGGTCATCGTGCACTGCCCGCAGGAGGAGGCCGAGACGGTCACGGCGGCGATCCGCGCGGCCGGCGACCTGGCGGGGCGCATCGCGTTCGGCGAGACGCCGGTGCGCTTCCCGTTCTCCGTGGCCGTGGTGGAGTGTTACGCGGACGCGAAGTAG